The segment cagctgcgaaaacactggagaaacctCACTctgctgtgaggaccctggagaggcgtccgaactcacttgagaaaacactggagaaacgtcattcagctgcaaagaccctggagaggcgtccaaagtcagctgcgaaaacactagagaaacatcactcagctgtgaggaccctggagaggtgtccgaagtcacttgcgaaaacactggagaagcgtccgaaatcagctgcttggaccctggatatgcgtcaaaagtcagctgtttggaccctggagaaactggattcagctgtgaaaacactggagaggcatccgaaatcagctgcttggaccctggatatgcgtcagaagtcagctgtctggaccctggagaaactgggctcggctgtgaaaacactggagaggcgtccgaaatcagctgcttggaccctggagatgcgtcagaagtcagctgtctggaccctggagaaactgggctcggctgcgaaaacactggagaggactCAGAACTGTTTGACTTCGACACAGGCAAACATGAACACAACCGAACTGGCAGGATACAATCATAGACTTTCCTAACCAAAGAATTAGACTGACTACGAGCCAAGGAAACAGACGGACTTGGCAAAGGACTCACTCGAACCCGAGTACCTGAAAATGGAGGcggcaaacaaacaaaaggaccCCTGGAGCCCTTGGGGTCAGTACAAGGCACAGGACTATACAAACTATCCTGAGTGGCTCCTAACAAGAACTTGGGACGGTCACGAGCAATATGAGCAGGCACTGGCACCCAGACCACAtctgcagtgggcactggggaaaaTTGAGGTTCCCCAGCAGGCACTGGATGCCAGGCATTAGCTacagtgggcgctttgctgcgtGGAGCGTCACCAATGTGTACAGGAGGTTGGGAAGACCTCCCTATACCAAACCCGTAAGGGTTTCTACCAGAAAATTTgactctcatgaggccctcaaactctTTAACCGTGTTCAGCTCAGATCCCCTTTCAGACCAAAGCTTTCTAGCCCACTCAAGAGCCTCACCActcagccgagacatcataaaCATTACCTTTTGTGTTTCAGTGGGCTGAGGGTCCAAAAGGTGCTGCAGATAGAGATAGCACTGCATCAGAAAGCTTTCACCACTAGAGTCCTTTCCATCATAAGGATCTGGCCTACAGATAGGGATGGTTTGAGGAAACCTCAAGGAGTCAAATTCTGGGAAcgacatctcgctgtgtccctTTTTTCGGAGAACTATTATGTAACGTGGGGGTCTAGGGACAAGACAATAGGGGtggacacaaacgcagagatgtaaaaactaacaaaggatatttattaacaacaaaagacaagaccaaCAAAGCAGGGCTAAACATaaactaagcacacggctagtaacataaactaagtacacggctagtaacataagctaaacacaaagctaaacacatggctagtaacataaactaagaacacggctagtaacctaagctaaacacacggctagtaacataagctaaacaCAGAGACCAAAACAGATTTCCACACCATAACCCAGTTCAGAAGAATAGTTCTCAGTCTTTCGAGAAGCTGCCTCCCTTTattaggagcagctggagctaattagcccAGAAGATCCAATCAGGAAcggggcgtggcaggagacagtgtgctcatggagagggaggcgtggcacctcaggagcacaagagcacacagaggctgtcAGCGTTACACCATGTTAAACCGTTTTGTTATTATGATTTACATTCACATAGCTCGAGATAACACAATAAATATATTGGAAGCCCTCTGTGGCATCTTGGAAAGCAGTGTTTAATCCATCTaaaccaggggtcaccaacacggtgcCCACGGGCACCTGGTCACCCGCAGGGAATGTTCTAAAACAGCACTAGTGTTGCTGCTCTTTTTGAATCAATGACACTTGCATTGAtctagatttgaaaatgacaaaatactgaatataacattttaaaaacaataatgtttgatgtttatatgaACTCTGATCTGGTCTGGGTGCGGAGTTTTATATCGTGCGAGTTACGCATGCGCAGCTACGATGCGGAGCGAAATGCAGGTTTTAccgcaaaataataataataatgaaaaacacacacaagaaaagcaaaataaaacttCTGATTTTTACAATGATTGAGAGGAACGTGGAGAGACACTTCAGTACGTGTCACTAAAACTTCCATGTACATCACAGCTTTTTTAAATTGTACATAActgataataaacatgatttgttcAATGTTGCAAAGGTAGTGATAAATACAAATAGGACAGTATTTACTGCAGtaaagtttaatattcaacaatcgtttaacattcgccattccgatctatataaatggttaaaaaaacacctaacacctactttatttatcatttcttacacagataaaaataggcaacatactacaaaaaatattttatggtaattttaagatgacatgtatttatttaaagaaagcttAAAATAAAACCGCTGATGAAGCTCCCACTTCAGCTAATGAgttagggagcgtcatcaaactaacagaaaaacgtaggaaacatttactctgcacttattacagacaaataaatccataCAAGTCTTGTAATGATTTGATGGAtcaatgtcaaactatttttatacaaacacattaaatactacaaaccatatttttttaaaataatgtttgtatttattttccattaattttaaagtaaaaataaatgtcatgtaatgttttatatacaaaatTGTATATAAATGTCCCTTACCTCCTACAAatcttgttttttaaaaatccttttatatttattttatattaaaatataataaagatcagtaaatccaAAATAAGTGTAATGAACATTTGTACAAAAAATGGTTTGATTTTTATCAAAAtgctacatactgtatgtgctaattcatacaaaactgtcaagaaagatatttacaaaaatataaaaaatgtgatagctctgactttcaaatattgaaacagatttagattaatagggataaataatgttacatgttgaaatatatGCAAATCGTTGTTAATAATTTTTCCGAGGAATCAATAACATTAACATGGTCAGACTCTTCAtatatgggtgattcttcaattgcatgctctttttaccatcttaacttttgaaaaataaaattaggaataatttagttttaattatgtcaagataatgctagagcaaagacttaatgatggctacaattgagcttatatagaattttaatatttcatatttatttgcgaagtggcatagcaaaatgtcattatgtgttggtaatgatgtgttgcggtaatgacaatttttactttttttaagaaaaagactagctaggccatggatttgctaaagctagtcaacagctagtacaagatgcactttaaatacatataaataatgtgtaaatttcttttttttttggtaaagtactgccatattgatgtaaatggtaatgatgctgaataaatatactctatgatcaggaggaatacatgattaaattactcacatttccagacattaaaataaatcttctctcatggctggcatgtgcttccttgcaagtctttgtttccatggttacaacataaacaagtgttaccttcaaatgattccctacagaaaccatacactgttgcggtaatgacgataatgctggggacagtaatatattgctaaaaaatatgcatagattgtacaaatatgaaaaatattgagatttttataatgaattgatcactttttagcattttattagagcagagaagttttaaagtctggattggggacaaggccaaagtagcaaaatatggatgtttaaatcatcataaaaaatgaaaatcataattattttggtatgtaattttttttagtgatgcaatgaatgatctttttaatacttaaaatatttgttttgtaataaggtatttttaacacaaatttataacttAGGGACataaaagttcccccaattgaagaatcacccatatatgaatattgataataataataataatataattaaaggcAAACCGTGCAACtttatgttattcaggaagtttgtatcaccaagtagcccttcgtattatttagtagccttgaagtagctctcggtctggaaaaggttggtgacccctgatctAAACTGATCCAAGATTTATAAATTTGGTTTGATGAACGCCTAGTTGGCCTTTCTTTCAGAGAGACACTGCCCTCTACTGTTTATAAACAGTTCAACAAAATATTCAAGCACCTACCAAGTGCATTTTTTTCTCACTAGGGTGAGAGTATAACTGTGTATAAAACGTGACATTCAGAAGTTCAGGTCTGGGATCTACAGAGGTCAATGATCACTGGAATCAGTTAATGACCGTCGTTTAAAACTTCATGGGGATTTAAGCAGCTTTAACAccaattattacaataatacaacaTCAAGCAGCTACACTCGGCGTTACTTTAAACTCAAATCACGTGACTTGGCAGCAGCGAAGTGACGTTTCACACCTGTGCTGGGCGGCTGTTTCACCCACTGTGACGTCACGGGGTTCCAAATCGCGGTGCTGCAGGCCCTTCAAGAGGAGGGAGAGAGTTCATCACTTCACTTCTGCACCCGGAGAAGCAACaagcgagagagagaggtgaGAACAAACAACCATCTGGTCTCAGTTAATCTGATCTAAAATAATCTAATATCtaatttaatatcattaaatctgatctaatataatctaatatttaatttgatttaatttaatcTGATACAATGTAATCTAATAtcaaattttatataatttaatctGATCTAAAATAATCTAATATCTAATTTAATCTTATTTCATCCGATCTAATATCTAATTTAATATCATTTCATCTGATCTAATGTAATCTAATAtctaatttaatataatttaatatcgTCTGATCtaataaacatgttaatgttttaactattattttaatgtaataaatgagatttatttaatttttaggaCACGTCCCAGTATTTTTacttgaaataaaaaagaattaataattataataataatatacaataataatataataataataatcaataaataaaaattaataataattaatagggCCAGctgtgtagcctagtggttaaggtactggaccagtgatcagagggttgctggttcaagccccaccactgccaggttgctgctgttgggtccttgagcaaggcccttaaccctcagttgctcagactgtatactgtaactgtaatgtaagtctgctaaatgctgaaaatgtaaatataataaaaactgatCCACAACATCACCAGTGTCATGAATTCATATCAGACTTGATATTTAATCAGTTAAAAGCTGACGAATTTTGCAGCGTTAATAACAGAAATTATTTGAAAtgaatttgaaataaaataactgAATTGAATTTCTTCTCCTgggtgaaacagatggaaaTCCAAAGAGAATCCTTACAGACGCCCGAGAACGACGGCATGGACCCCATCACCAGCCTCGTCGACGGAATCATGGAGCAGATCCAGGACTCACCGGGGAGCACCAACGTCCCCCTGTCACAAAATGTGCATGGGAAGGTTGGGGGCATTGACTCCTGCACCAGCGTCACATCAAAGGAGCTTAATGTGGTCTCCACTCTGTTGACCGACTCCATCCTGGAGGAGATCAAGGCCACCAACGTCCCCCTGTCCAAAAACGTGGACAAGAAGGTCGGGGGCATTGAGTccatcaccagcatcacatcAGAGGAGCTTAATGTGGTCTCCACTCTGCTGACCGACTCCGTCCTGGAGGAGATCAAGGCCACCAGCGTTCCCCTGTCCCAAAATGTGGACGAGAAGGTCGGGGGCATTGAGTccatcaccagcatcacatcAGAGGAGCTTAATGTGGTTTCTTCTCAGCTGACCGACTACGTCCTGGACGAGATCAAGGCCACTTTCGGTCAAAAGGAGGAGAATCAGAAATCCACCACGACTGGCCGGATCCCGATCATCTTCAAAATCACTGTTAAGAAGCTACCTGCTAAAGCTCCAGCTAAAGAACCATCCTGTGAGTAAAGACCCACATCTAGTTCTTTATCAAACCATCATCACCAAACCGTGTTTCATTCTTCTTCTCTCATCCAAAGGCACCGCAGAcaagatgaagaagaagaaggaccAGATCCTGGGATTCTTCAGCAGATCCTGGAAGACCATGAAGAGGATCTTCACCAGAAGATCGAACCGAGTTTCTCCAGCCTAATTTCCCCACAATCCCCCAAATTATATTCCCTCCTCAGCTAGATAGCACGTTCTCACAGAATTCTCCCTGCAAGATCATTTTGGTGAGGAGCAGAAGACTCTGCAGAACTCAAACCAGCTTTTCCACCTTCAGGACGTCAGCTTTTATCAACATGAAGATGCTGTTTCCTTTACCATCCGCCTGGCACTGCTGCGTTCCGCCCCACGTTGGTCCCTCCAGACTTGGATTGGTCCATCTTGTTCCATTCTCCTCTTGCTTCTTGGCTGAGAGCTTCGTAGCTGAGAGCTCTGCCGTACCGGAATGTTCTCCGGTGATCTTAGGGTCGGGGACTCTTAACGTTCCACAGTCTTTGCTGCCACCTTAGAATACTCTGTGCAGGATATGATCGCTGTTCCACAGACTTTGGTTCCATCTTGGTACCAGAAGTCCTCATGATACCAGAGTCTGTGGTTCCTGGTGTATCTGAGAACTTTTGGTTGCTCGTGATGGTGGTtttggatttctgaaggaattctgggactgTGTGAGCTGAGCTTTATCTTGagagatgttgggctcctccagtttCAGGATTCTGGATTCAACACCTtaagtgttggatttctgaaggaattttgggactttgtgagctgagcttcatCTTCTTAGATGTtaggctcctccagtaccaggattctggcttcaacaccttaattgttggatttctgaaggaattctgggactgtgtgagctgagcttcatcttcttagatgttgggcccctccagtaccaggattctggatTCAACACCTtaagtgttggatttctgaaggaattttgggactttgtgagctgagcttcatCTTCTTAGATGTtaggctcctccagtaccaggattctggatTCAACACCTtaagtgttggatttctgaaggaattctgggattgTCTGAGCTGAGCTTCATCTTGAGAGAGTtaggctcctccagtaccaggattctggctttaACACCTGAGCAGAGCATCATTAGTTACCTCAGCACCATCGTATCATTGACGTGTACCTGCCCAACATGGTTCTACCCTGTGGAACTCTTAGATCTGGAGGATTAAATCATTTTCTCTTGGGGGCAGAACAGAGCTCCATGGCTAAAAAAGCTGAAGACGTGACGCCGCTCCTCACACAGGTTTTGCAACGAGACGTCTATCTAGCTGAGGACGTGAATATAATTCGATCTACAAGCTTCCAGCTGTGGATCTCGGACCGGCTGCTTTCTTCTCTTCCTTTTCCCTTGTTCTCCATCAAATAAAGCTGGTGTCAGATGAACGTTGGTTGTAGGAATTGTGTTTGTGATGAGATTTTACACACAGCAGCATTTTCTTCTCACAGCAGAATCatgtagagcaggggtgtcaaactcacggcccgcgggccagatccagcccgccacgtcattttctgtggcccgcgagagcttaaacgactgcacgattgttgtgatggttcgagtcgttacagagacgcgcttataatttaataggACGCCTGCGCCTTTAAACGGCAACCGTGACATCGTattcatggcaactaactttgaccttcgctgagaagccatgtgacttttacggcaaaagaacgcgggtagtgccgctcaggtggcgcagcggtaaaaacacgcgctgcaaccagagctggatttcgaaagtttcgtttcgaatccagctcggCCTTCAGCCGGTcgaaggctgggcggctatatgaacaacgattggcctgttgttcaggtggggggtgggattggagaccggagggggtgggtctctctctgtcagaatgcgattacgacctctgccggctgattaagaggcgcctacacaagtgatgaggaagagtgcccttagggtgtgtctctccgcatgcaacgctaggtggcgccaaactcatcgatgtgtgggtggcaaagatgcatccggctgctgccagtGTTTCAGAGGGGATgttggttagcttcgatctcctcggtcagggcagggttcggcatagacagagaggaagcacgatgctaattgaacaattggatgcactaaagggggagaaaaagaaaaaaaaaaaaaaaagaacgcgggtagtaatgtaaacaataataaataaataaacaaataattatctttcagtataataccaaagcatcgtctgtaagtagtggcgtttatattcttagttgtttgtaaatgtttagtgagtatatcacagcgttttagttacaaatttaccgtaattaaatactattgttaccgttactatagcaattagtatctttacacaaaatgctaactccttagcgctattttacgtttggttaaatctcatattgtaccagatgtaacacttgactacagctgtgtgcttttactgtattaagttctttattgtttttattgtttgtatttttacttcattctggtgcacacagtgtatcacacagctggcgagcaaataaaaccaactgtattctgaagagatctgtctgtctgtctagctgagcaagggggataaactattagtgacggcagaacaattgtcttaaaatacactgtaaaatcctacattactgcatctttcaaatgcaggctgattttgtgacctgcaaagtgacacatcccgccagtagatgatgttaagaaatatttacacataatcccaaaatgtacaagaagataagtaagaaaattaagcagaaggaggaaatttaatgaaagtgaaaacaagtttgtgcttcaggaagagaaaccggtgcatctcttgtgttatgaggctgtatctgtggtaaaggaggacaatataaatgcagaatttagcctccaagaaaaacaacagactgcaatcacagcagaatacgttacaatcggccctttgagggccacaataatgctgatgtggccctctgtgaaagtgagtttgacacccctgatctagagaATCGAATCGAACCGTGAAGAAGCTCAGCAGAAGCTCAGCAGTGGATCAGAAACAACATTCACAGCAGAGACTTTCATTCATACTGAGAATTATTTAGGTTTCTTTTaggtttttatttcatatacaaAAATAGAAGCTGGAAAAACAGCAAAAGAACAAACTGGGTGGGTGAAACGGTGTCCGATTTACCCTCGTGGTTTTTCTCCTCCACCTCGTCTGGTACCTTCTAACAACAGGACTCAGGATTATTAAACACAGACATGTGCTAGTTTATTTATAGTATACTTAGACAAATCTCAGTATATTTTAAATACTCTACACATCCAAGGATAAAACAGTTCCTTAGGTTGTTTAAACTATGATTGTACCTTTAGGCTTAATCCAGAGACCTAAAAGGGTTTAAATGGAGATACAACCAAGAGAGACTGCCTTTATATATATGcatacagttacagttatacattacaggtaagcgacacacacacccccGGCCACtgatgtgatgtaaaagaaaacatgattcatcagaccaggccaccttcttccattccagttctgatgctcacgtgcacGTTGTTGGCtcaaaaaaaggaggacattacaccccaaaaggaggacgtcataccaggaacagggggacatgatactgcaacacacagaatgaaaccataacccatataacagagtttttgaccaatttaagcaagaattttataacaaattactgttttactcaccaaatgttgtgtctacttttgatatttaagtctgtacctcgctgcctccaaaaatttactaattgactcaagtagaggtgtatgcagaacagagcgagcgggcgaaattcaaccacccaatcacagactagcatttaaagggcggaccttctgcgaatggccagtggtgggcgagcatttgttttgacatgtacctgagccaatgacagataatattgataaaaaatgtaaccagttcactccaaaaggaggattttttaagtgtccgtcctagcgttgcatgggcggaggactggcagctgaaaaaccggactgtccgacctaaagccggacggctggccaccctattgttggcggtggacaggggtcagcatgggcaccctgactggtctgcggctatgcagccccatacgcaacaaactgtgatgcactgtgtattctgacacctttctatcaaaaccagcattaacttcttcagcaatttgagctacagtagctcatctgttcaCACAACTATACAAAGGATAAAACAGTTCCAAAATAGATTGTTTGAAGTATAATTTCAAACTTTAGCCAAGTCCATAGACCTCTAGAGTTTAAATGGAGATACTATTAAATGGTTTGTCAGTTATGATTAATAATTAGGGACTCAAAAACCTT is part of the Trichomycterus rosablanca isolate fTriRos1 chromosome 7, fTriRos1.hap1, whole genome shotgun sequence genome and harbors:
- the LOC134317788 gene encoding uncharacterized protein LOC134317788, with the translated sequence MEIQRESLQTPENDGMDPITSLVDGIMEQIQDSPGSTNVPLSQNVHGKVGGIDSCTSVTSKELNVVSTLLTDSILEEIKATNVPLSKNVDKKVGGIESITSITSEELNVVSTLLTDSVLEEIKATSVPLSQNVDEKVGGIESITSITSEELNVVSSQLTDYVLDEIKATFGQKEENQKSTTTGRIPIIFKITVKKLPAKAPAKEPSCTADKMKKKKDQILGFFSRSWKTMKRIFTRRSNRVSPA